A single window of Anaerolineales bacterium DNA harbors:
- the argH gene encoding argininosuccinate lyase, translating into MSKPTDPRVERFNASYPFDCRLAEEDIRGSMAWASALRRAGILNEEEETNLRSGLAAIRDEFAGGTFPSDSSDEDIHSAVERRLTELIGPVAGKLHTGRSRNDQVVTDFRLWVMGACASLSAEVLALQQALVGCAAANLHAPMPGYTHLRQAQPITWGHWVLCHFWPLDRDLQRLVECAGTASVLPLGSGALAGTSVPVDRADLAGELGFSGVSPNSLDAVADRDFVAVFLFDCALLGVHLSRLAEQLILFSTHEFGFVELDESFTTGSSLMPQKRNPDPLELTRGKTGRLIGHLAGLLSTLKGLPSAYDKDLQEDKEPAFDAMDTLMAALPVVTGVIRSMRVDPERLAAAITPEVYAVDLADHLVAKGLPFRQAHAAVGMAVRLAEARGVSLDELSPEEWASASPLFAGDMNALFDVQVVLDRRDSVGGTGHRALEVQLEAARARIKEHGKGRAG; encoded by the coding sequence ATGTCCAAGCCGACCGATCCGCGGGTGGAACGGTTCAACGCCAGTTATCCCTTCGACTGCCGCCTGGCGGAGGAGGACATCCGCGGCAGCATGGCCTGGGCATCGGCGCTCCGCCGGGCCGGCATCTTGAATGAGGAAGAGGAGACGAACCTCCGGTCGGGACTGGCGGCAATCCGGGACGAGTTCGCCGGCGGTACATTCCCCTCGGATAGCTCCGACGAGGATATCCACAGCGCCGTGGAGCGTCGACTAACCGAGTTGATCGGTCCCGTTGCGGGGAAGCTGCACACCGGCCGGAGCCGCAACGATCAGGTGGTCACCGACTTCCGACTGTGGGTGATGGGCGCCTGCGCCTCACTGTCGGCCGAGGTTCTCGCCTTGCAGCAGGCGTTGGTGGGTTGTGCGGCGGCGAATCTGCACGCGCCGATGCCCGGGTACACCCACCTGCGCCAGGCCCAGCCCATCACCTGGGGCCACTGGGTGTTGTGCCATTTCTGGCCGCTCGATCGGGACCTGCAGCGGCTGGTTGAGTGCGCTGGGACGGCGTCGGTCCTTCCGTTGGGTTCGGGCGCGCTGGCGGGCACATCCGTCCCGGTCGACCGGGCCGACCTGGCGGGCGAGCTGGGCTTCTCTGGGGTCTCGCCCAACAGCCTGGACGCGGTCGCCGATCGCGATTTTGTCGCCGTCTTCCTGTTCGACTGCGCGCTGCTGGGCGTGCACCTGAGCCGGCTGGCGGAGCAACTGATCTTGTTCAGCACGCACGAGTTCGGATTCGTCGAGCTCGATGAGTCGTTCACCACCGGATCGAGCCTGATGCCGCAGAAGCGCAACCCCGATCCCCTCGAGTTGACGCGAGGCAAGACCGGCAGGCTCATCGGTCATCTGGCCGGATTGCTGTCGACGCTCAAGGGCCTCCCCTCGGCCTATGACAAGGACCTGCAGGAGGACAAGGAGCCGGCGTTCGATGCCATGGATACTCTCATGGCGGCGCTTCCCGTGGTGACCGGGGTGATACGGTCGATGCGGGTCGACCCGGAAAGGCTGGCCGCAGCCATCACGCCCGAGGTGTACGCCGTCGACCTGGCAGACCACCTGGTGGCCAAGGGCCTGCCTTTCCGCCAGGCCCACGCGGCAGTGGGGATGGCGGTCCGCCTGGCCGAAGCGAGAGGGGTGAGTCTGGACGAATTGTCCCCGGAGGAATGGGCTTCGGCCAGCCCGCTCTTCGCAGGGGATATGAACGCTCTATTCGATGTCCAGGTCGTTCTTGATCGCCGAGACAGCGTGGGTGGCACGGGCCACCGCGCCCTGGAAGTGCAGCTGGAAGCCGCGCGCGCCCGGATCAAGGAACATGGGAAAGGGCGGGCGGGATGA